The nucleotide sequence CAATGGGCTTGGCGCGTAAACATTGGCAAGAAACTCCCTTGGCTTACTTAAGCTTACGAGCCAAAGATGCTGCTATTGATAAATTGCCAGAGATTATTATTGAAATGGATTTCAATGATGGTCAAGGGCAAGTCGTGCTCCCCGTAAGATCAAATGTGGTACTGATTTCAAGTCAATCAAAAGAATATCAAATACGACCGTATAAGAACGCTAAATTAGAAATGGTTTTAGATAGTCGTGGTGCAAGTGATGGCAAAGTTTCTTTAGATCTACAAATGACGGGAGAGGGCCTACTGCCTGATCTCAGTAAATTATTAAAAGTTCCAGCGAGCTATAAATTAAAATTAAAAGATGAACAAGCCGAGCCGATAGTAAGTAAATTTGAGCAAAAGCATGGTGGCGTGCTGGTTTCTTCTGAATTATCTATTGAGGTACCGGTAGAATGGCAAGGTGAATTAGCGAGTTTTGAATTCCCGACCTTAGAAGTAAAAGATGTACTAGTGGAATATAAAAAATACCAAGATGCAGATATTGTGCCGGCCGATAAAGTCGAATACTTAAAGGCAAAAGCAGCACGATCGCCGGTATTCTATATTATGACTACACTGTGTGCTCTATTGATTGGCCTAGCCTTAGTGAAACTATTTAAAGCGAGTTCCATTGAAGCCCCTGAAGTTCGTCAACTAGACTTTGACCTTCCGAAAAATATAAGTGCCGTCTCAGTAAGCGCCTACCTCAAACAGATTCAAAAATCATCTCATGAATTAGCGAAAGATCCCGAGTTAGAGCATGATATAAACTTGATTGACGAAAGTTATTTTGCAAAAACCAGTACACAATTAGAGCCTCAACTCGAAACTTTACTAAAGAAATGGGAAGCACGACTTTAAAAAGCTATTGAGGAAAACTTTATTTTTGTGTTTTATAGTGTATATATACTAACTTTAAATATAAAAAAATAGTGTTTTTATGAAAATTTATTTATATCTCCTTATTTTGATGAGCCTCTATCTTTCTGCTCAAGATAAGCCAAATGTTCTTTTTATTATTTCCGATGATTTATGTGCCACTGCAATTGGAGCCTATGGTAACAAAGTTTGTAAAACTCCCAATATTGATCGCTTGGCCAATGAGGGGACTCTATTTAAAAAAGCTTATTGCCAAGCCACCTATTGTGGTCCTTCTCGTGCATCATTCATGTCGGGTTACTACCCCGATGCAACAGGAGTATTTGGCTATGTGAGTGGACGCAAAGCAATTGGTGATCGTGAGACCTGGACTGAGTATTTTAAAAATCAGGGCTACCATACGACGCGGGTGAGTAAGATTTTTCATATGCCAGTACCCAAAGGGATTGAGTTGGGTAATGATGGCTCCGATGATGCTCGCTCATGGTCTGAAAAGTATAACAGCCAAGGCCCAGAATGGAAAGCGCCGGGCTTGGGAGAGACATTAGAAGGCAATTCCGATGGCAAACGGCCCGTAGTGGGTGGCAATACTTTTGTACGTGTCGAAGCAGATGGGGATGATTTGGTACATTCGGATGGACGATCTGCTAAAAAAGCTTGCGAGTTGATAGAGCAATACAAAAACTTAGATAAGCCTTTCTTCTTGGGAATTGGTTTTGTTCGTCCTCACGTACCTTTTGTTGCCCCTAAAAAGTACTACAAAGACTATCCATGGCAGGAGATGCAACTTCCCGAAAAAGTGAAAGGCGATTGGGATGATATACCCACGAAAGGCATCAATTATAAAACGAGTAAGAATATGAAGATGTCGGTGGAGCAACAGAAAAAGGCAATCAGTGCTTATTATGCTTCAGTAACATTTATGGATGCTCAGGTGGGGAAAGTCCTTGATGCTTTGGAGAGATCAGGCCAAAGAGATAACACAATAGTCATTTTCACTAGTGACCATGGTTATCATTTAGGAGAGCATGATTTTTGGGCAAAAGTAAGCCTGAAAGAAGAGTCAGTAAAAGTTCCACTGATTATTTCATTGCCGAACAAAAAAAGTCAAAGTAGTGAATCATTAGTGGAACTCATTGATTTGTTCCCAACGACGGCGGCACTTTGTAGTTTAGATATTCCCGAGCGATTACAGGGCAAGAATATAAGTAAAATTTTGCGTGAACCGCAAGCGCAGCTGCGCAATTATGTATTCTCCGCTAACAATAAAGGCTGGTTGATCCAGGGTGAGCGTTGGTCATATATTAAATACAAAGGCAAGGCTCCAAACGAAGAACTCTTTGATCTAAAGAAAGATCCTCGGCAATACAAAAACCTCGTCAAAAACCCTGAGCACATACAGGCTTTAGAGAAGATGCGTTCTGCCTTTAAAAGCAAAATGGCGGAGATCAAAAAGAACGACCTCTAAGAGTGCTTATTTCTTCTTGGGCGCATCGGGTTCACGAAGGATGAACCAAGAGCCGTAGGCGCCTGAAGCAATGAGGATTAGCCGCAAATATATTTGGGGAAGTTGGGAAAAGCTAATAGTAAGAGCCGTCCACATGCAAACGATCGAAATGATCTTAATTTTTCTGGGGATTCCACGTCCCTCAAGGTAATCGCGAATAGGTGGACCAAAGCGCGGATGATTGAGGATTTTATTGTAGCGAGTCTCACAACTTTTTGAGAAGCAGAAAGCCGCTAGAATAAAAAAGGGAGTTGTAGGCAAGCCAGGTAGTGGAATGCCGATTAAGCCTAAGCCAATGCAAATAAAGCCCGCTCCTTTTAATAAATTGCGTAAGAAGGGACTTTTGACAATCTTCATTTTGCTTGGGAAGCCATAGCGCGGAAAGTAGCAATGAATTGACGCAGGGATTGGTTATCAAAGCCATTACTAGTGATGAGCTTGCCATCAATTTCATTGTCTTTTCCCGTATAAAATAAATCTGCTTTGAGGGCGATCTCAGATTTCTCTTTGTCCATGGTGAATTTTTTAGTTTTATAGAAATCGGGAGCGTAGATGAGCTGCACAGGAGCATTGCCGACGAGGCCTAGCAGAGTTTTGTCTTTTGCGGCTTTCGCTAAGAGGACTTTGATCCCAGGGATTTCATCTGTTTGTTGAGATGAGATAATGATCCCATCCCATTCTTTCTCAGTGATTTTTTGGTCAATCATTGAGGTGGAAGTGAGTTCAGCACCAGAGAGTTGAATGCGTCTCATGAGTTCCTGATGATATTCATCCTTATTGTGAATGAGGAGGATATTACGTTTTTTTAATGGGTAATGAACACGGAGGGGGATGGTGTATTTATCGTTGCCACGCTGAACTTTAAAAATTAAAAATTTTGTTTGAGCAATGAGTTTTGCATCCACAAGAGTTTTGAAATCTTGATCATCAGTGATTTTTTTACCATTGAGTGCGTAAATGAAATCGTTAGCATATAAGCCCGCTTTAGCCGCAGTTTTGTTTTTGCTCAAGCCAGCAATGCGGACGCCATTCATATTGGGAAAATTGTAGATGTATTGAACATACTGAGTGACGCGTTGAACGGCCATGCCTACTTCGGGATAATTAATTTCTAAGAGTTCTCCAATCTGATAGCCACTTGCAGGCATGGGATCATCTTCTAGTAATTTACACTTGAGCAAAACTTTTTTATAGGAACCATCTTTTTGGCGTCTTTGCACTGTGAGCTTCGTGGTATCACCCACTTTTTGAGTCACAAATTCCCAGTTGAAGTCAAAAAAGGCTTCTTCACTAGAGCCGTCAACTTTTTCTCCGTTCATGGCCACAATAATATCGGCAGCTTTAAAGCCCGCTTTTTCAGCAGGAGAACCAGGAGCAACAAAATCAATAAAGAGGCCACGTGGTGAATCGAGCACTCGTGCTAGTTCTTCAGTCATTGCTTTAGTGAAAATGAGGGGCGTCTCCGCACGTCGGAAATAACCATATTCCTTAAAGTGATTGACAAGAGTTTTGGCAAAGTTGATGGGGATAGAGAAGCCTAAACCCGAGCCACGCTTACCGTAAGTATTGATGCCAATGACTTCACCACTAACACTGAAGAGTGGGCCACCGCTATTACCGGGATTAATGGCCGCATCAGTTTGGATAACTTTAGTGAAAGTGCCCAGGCTTGTTTGAGCCGTATTAGAAATAATACCTTTAGTCAAAGTTCTTTTGAGTCCAAGAGGAGCTCCAAAAGCATAACATTCCTGACCAGTACGCGCCGTATTTGAATCGGCTAAAATCGCAGTGCTGAGTTTAGTTTTTGCATCTATTTTGATGAGTGCGACATCGGGATCCAGTGAAAAGCCAATGACCTGAGCTTGGTATTTAGATTCATCGTGAAGCACTACCGTAATTCTTTTTGCGACATCCTTGGGATTTTCGCGATCCATTAAAGAGATGACATGACCATTGGTCAAAATATAGCCATCTTCAGAGATGATAAAGCCACTCCCCCCAGCATTTTCATGTTGGATTGAGACGACACATGCGTCGACTTTATCGAACAGATCTTCGCCCTGGCTAAGGCCGAAAATGCTTTGTGTGAGAAGCAATAAGCAGAGTAATAATTTTTTCATTTGTCAGCCTTTTTAGTTTTTTGACCAATTGCAGTATTGAGTGATACAAATTTAGAGACACTGCCATCCAGTAATTTGATGAGGACTTCTTTCTTTTTACTCAAACGTATTTCGTTAATGATAGTACGAAGATCGTGGATGTTGGATATTTTGTTATGGTCAATTTCTAGAATAATATCACCGGGGGAAATCAGTGGGCGACCAAAATAAGTTGAGGTCGCGGCGGGGCTGCCCTTTTCTATAGAAGAAACTAAGACACCTGCTTTTTTATGTAGACGATAAGCATAAAAATCTAAGGGAGTGATATTATTAATCGTGAGTCCCAATTCATCGACAGAGATACTATCAGATTTGGGTCGCTTGACAAAGGTAATGGTCCCAGCAAGTTTCTTGCCATTGCGTTCAAAATTAATCTCACAGCTGCGGCCTATTTCAGCATCTAACCATTTACGAGCTTGAGATAAAATGGGGCGTCCTTTACGTGTAAAGGGTTTGTTATCAATAGCAGTAATAATATCGCCGGCCTGAAGGCCTGCTTTAGTTGCAGGCGATTCATCAATAACTCGTGTGACGAGAACTGAGCTCTGGCTTACGTTCATGGCTTCAGAAAAATCTTGATTGATGACTTTATAGGAAAAACCATCCCAAGGAAGGTCGGAGGGGTCATTGAGATCTTCACCTTTGGAAATTTTCTCTAAGAGATTCCGGCATCCTTTTTCAAAGCTATCAGTCATGATAACTCCATTGCCCACATAAAGGCCGACAATTTTACCCTCTAGGTTAAGGAGAGGCATGCCAACTGGGGCCATGCCTGCAGCACGGTGTGTGCTTAAGCCGTTTACATAGATAAGATCGCGATTACTTTCTAGTGTGCCTGCAACCGAACAAAGGTTGACAAGAGGTATATGGCCAAAATCGGGGTTTGTAGGAGTGAGTGCAATGAGGAATTCACCATTCTTTAGCAAAGTGGGGTCACCAAAAACGGCTGGGGAAAGTTTATCTACAGGAGCTTCGCCATCCAGTTTTAAAATAGTGAAGCCCTTTAGCTTATCAGAGTATAAATAGGAGGCTTTGTATTCTTGTTCATCAATCCAAACGCTACAGCTAACAAAGCGCTTTTGATCGAGATAGAGAGTCGCAAGATGGCCATTATCATCCATGAGTAAGCCCGTTATGGGGATGGCCTGAGTTTTACCTTTATTAATGTGGGTGATTTCCATATAGAGGAAACCCTTGTTGTTTTTTTCTGAGATCTCATTCACTGTTTGTTGGAGTTCAGTGAAAATACTGACGTCAATTTTTTTAGCTTGAAGATTAAACAGTAGTAACAAACAAGTTGTTAGGATTATTTTCATGTGCATTTCCCCTCATAGATTGAATTCCTTTAAGCTACCTTAACCTTATAAGAATTAAAGGAGAGGGAAAGGAATAAGATGCCATACATATTAATGATTTTTGCTTTTATCGCAATTTGTTCTGGAGATGAACAAAAACAAATATCTTTTTTAGCGAAGGCAGGATTTATCCCTGATGGGGATAGCATTTTTGTCAAAGGCGGGGCTTATGATGGTAAAGCATTGCGTCTCAAAGGAAT is from Lentisphaera profundi and encodes:
- a CDS encoding sulfatase, whose translation is MKIYLYLLILMSLYLSAQDKPNVLFIISDDLCATAIGAYGNKVCKTPNIDRLANEGTLFKKAYCQATYCGPSRASFMSGYYPDATGVFGYVSGRKAIGDRETWTEYFKNQGYHTTRVSKIFHMPVPKGIELGNDGSDDARSWSEKYNSQGPEWKAPGLGETLEGNSDGKRPVVGGNTFVRVEADGDDLVHSDGRSAKKACELIEQYKNLDKPFFLGIGFVRPHVPFVAPKKYYKDYPWQEMQLPEKVKGDWDDIPTKGINYKTSKNMKMSVEQQKKAISAYYASVTFMDAQVGKVLDALERSGQRDNTIVIFTSDHGYHLGEHDFWAKVSLKEESVKVPLIISLPNKKSQSSESLVELIDLFPTTAALCSLDIPERLQGKNISKILREPQAQLRNYVFSANNKGWLIQGERWSYIKYKGKAPNEELFDLKKDPRQYKNLVKNPEHIQALEKMRSAFKSKMAEIKKNDL
- a CDS encoding YbaN family protein — protein: MKIVKSPFLRNLLKGAGFICIGLGLIGIPLPGLPTTPFFILAAFCFSKSCETRYNKILNHPRFGPPIRDYLEGRGIPRKIKIISIVCMWTALTISFSQLPQIYLRLILIASGAYGSWFILREPDAPKKK
- a CDS encoding trypsin-like peptidase domain-containing protein, which translates into the protein MKKLLLCLLLLTQSIFGLSQGEDLFDKVDACVVSIQHENAGGSGFIISEDGYILTNGHVISLMDRENPKDVAKRITVVLHDESKYQAQVIGFSLDPDVALIKIDAKTKLSTAILADSNTARTGQECYAFGAPLGLKRTLTKGIISNTAQTSLGTFTKVIQTDAAINPGNSGGPLFSVSGEVIGINTYGKRGSGLGFSIPINFAKTLVNHFKEYGYFRRAETPLIFTKAMTEELARVLDSPRGLFIDFVAPGSPAEKAGFKAADIIVAMNGEKVDGSSEEAFFDFNWEFVTQKVGDTTKLTVQRRQKDGSYKKVLLKCKLLEDDPMPASGYQIGELLEINYPEVGMAVQRVTQYVQYIYNFPNMNGVRIAGLSKNKTAAKAGLYANDFIYALNGKKITDDQDFKTLVDAKLIAQTKFLIFKVQRGNDKYTIPLRVHYPLKKRNILLIHNKDEYHQELMRRIQLSGAELTSTSMIDQKITEKEWDGIIISSQQTDEIPGIKVLLAKAAKDKTLLGLVGNAPVQLIYAPDFYKTKKFTMDKEKSEIALKADLFYTGKDNEIDGKLITSNGFDNQSLRQFIATFRAMASQAK
- a CDS encoding PDZ domain-containing protein gives rise to the protein MKIILTTCLLLLFNLQAKKIDVSIFTELQQTVNEISEKNNKGFLYMEITHINKGKTQAIPITGLLMDDNGHLATLYLDQKRFVSCSVWIDEQEYKASYLYSDKLKGFTILKLDGEAPVDKLSPAVFGDPTLLKNGEFLIALTPTNPDFGHIPLVNLCSVAGTLESNRDLIYVNGLSTHRAAGMAPVGMPLLNLEGKIVGLYVGNGVIMTDSFEKGCRNLLEKISKGEDLNDPSDLPWDGFSYKVINQDFSEAMNVSQSSVLVTRVIDESPATKAGLQAGDIITAIDNKPFTRKGRPILSQARKWLDAEIGRSCEINFERNGKKLAGTITFVKRPKSDSISVDELGLTINNITPLDFYAYRLHKKAGVLVSSIEKGSPAATSTYFGRPLISPGDIILEIDHNKISNIHDLRTIINEIRLSKKKEVLIKLLDGSVSKFVSLNTAIGQKTKKADK